The Christiangramia salexigens genome includes the window TAAAATTTATGCGACACTTATGGAATAATTCCAAAAATTTGGATAAACATTATTCGGGAGGACAGTTGTGGCCTCAAATTTGAAAAATGTATATTTGCAAAAATTTTTCTTTAACACTTAAAATATTAGTATAGCATGCAACTGTACAATAAGTTAAGCGCTAAGGAAAGAGAAGCTCTTTTAGAAGAAGCCGGTGAAGACAGGCTTACGCTCTCTTTCTATGCTTATGCAAAGATCGGAAACCCCGAATTATTCAGAAACCATTTATTTATCGCCTGGGACCAAATGGACGTTCTGGGAAGGATTTATGTAGCTCACGAAGGGATCAATGCTCAGCTTTCGGTACCTGCGAAACGCTTCAATGAATTCAAGGCATTTATAGATGATATCTATTTTCTCGAAAATGTGCGTTTGAATATCGCCATAGAACACGATATCAAATCTTTCCTTAAACTCAAGGTTAAAGTGAGAGAAAAGATCGTGGCAGATGGTTTGAATGATGATAGTTTCGATGTTAGGAATAAAGGGGTGCACGTAGATGCGGCAAAATTTAATGAACTTATAAGTGACCCAAATACCGTCCTTGTGGATATGCGGAACCATTATGAAAGTGAAATAGGTCATTTTCAAGGTGCTATCACTCCAGATGTAGATACCTTTAGGGATTCACTTCCAATTATTGAGGAAAACCTTAAAGAATATAAGGAAGATAAGAACCTGGTGATGTATTGTACAGGAGGAATTCGCTGTGAAAAAGCAAGCGCCTATTACAAGCATCGTGGTTTCAAGAATGTATATCAGCTTGAAGGTGGAATTATTGAATACGCCAGACAGGTTCAAAAACAAAATCTTGAAAATAAGTTCATAGGTAAAAATTTTGTTTTTGATCATCGTCGTGCAGAGCGTATAACCGAAGATGTTATTGCGAAATGTCACCAGTGTGGAAAAGCCTGTGATACTCATGTGAATTGCGCCAATGAGGCTTGTCATCTTTTGTTCATTCAGTGTGAGGAATGCGCCGAAAAGATGAATAATTGCTGTTCACAGAAATGTCAGGAAATAGCGGCACTACCTTATGAAGAGCAAAAGGCACTTCGTAAAGGTAAAGGTAACAGCAATAAGATTTTCAAAAAAGGCAGGTCTGAAGTTTTGCAGTTCAAGCAATAGGTTTAGCTTCTAAAATGGTAGTGCCAATTAATATTGGTATATTTACTTTTGAAAATTTTTATGAACCTCAAGGAGGTGCTATAAAGAGCATTTGCAGGGCCGGAAATTGCGGCTCGATGATGGTGGAT containing:
- a CDS encoding rhodanese-related sulfurtransferase, which translates into the protein MQLYNKLSAKEREALLEEAGEDRLTLSFYAYAKIGNPELFRNHLFIAWDQMDVLGRIYVAHEGINAQLSVPAKRFNEFKAFIDDIYFLENVRLNIAIEHDIKSFLKLKVKVREKIVADGLNDDSFDVRNKGVHVDAAKFNELISDPNTVLVDMRNHYESEIGHFQGAITPDVDTFRDSLPIIEENLKEYKEDKNLVMYCTGGIRCEKASAYYKHRGFKNVYQLEGGIIEYARQVQKQNLENKFIGKNFVFDHRRAERITEDVIAKCHQCGKACDTHVNCANEACHLLFIQCEECAEKMNNCCSQKCQEIAALPYEEQKALRKGKGNSNKIFKKGRSEVLQFKQ